In the genome of Rhodospirillales bacterium, one region contains:
- a CDS encoding cyclase family protein has product MSDEQRPINSEDQDTDAQSVQAQDGDGLESESRRTFIKTATIATGAAAVGAFGDDVMHELDLVKPAHAAEGGIEGTPIAEKWWPSRWGEGDQTGSTNHMTPEVALDAVSLIKKGKVYSLGRVYEYGMPLFGQRVFALRIPGAPTGGAFGKNQIIWHDEILTTEIGQVGTQFDGLAHIGARIGEAGDLSQEVFYNGFTTKDLHNNDAEAGSTAGAYGLQALGMEHVKPFFCRGILFDVMSLKGRMLDKGEEITVADLQACLERQGMSEADITEGSACMWRTGWGEELWMKDNARFNSGEPGIGVGAAEWLAAKGISVGAADVWAIECVPNPDPNLAFPVHQIFLPKNGIHILENVRLDHLANDGVYKFAFIFSTLPIKGATGSPGNPIAVV; this is encoded by the coding sequence ATGAGCGACGAACAACGTCCAATTAACTCCGAAGACCAGGATACGGACGCACAGTCCGTTCAGGCCCAAGATGGTGACGGACTCGAGTCCGAGTCCCGCCGCACGTTCATCAAGACCGCCACAATCGCCACAGGCGCGGCCGCAGTCGGCGCCTTCGGCGATGACGTGATGCATGAACTGGATCTGGTGAAGCCTGCACACGCCGCCGAAGGCGGTATCGAGGGTACGCCGATCGCTGAGAAATGGTGGCCGTCTCGCTGGGGCGAGGGCGACCAGACCGGCTCGACCAACCACATGACGCCCGAGGTGGCGCTGGACGCGGTTAGCCTGATCAAGAAGGGCAAGGTCTACAGCCTGGGCCGGGTCTACGAGTACGGCATGCCGTTGTTCGGCCAGCGCGTGTTTGCGCTGCGGATCCCGGGCGCTCCGACCGGGGGCGCATTCGGCAAGAACCAGATCATCTGGCACGACGAGATCCTGACCACCGAAATCGGTCAGGTCGGCACGCAGTTCGACGGACTCGCCCACATCGGCGCCCGGATCGGCGAAGCGGGCGACCTGTCCCAGGAGGTCTTCTACAACGGTTTCACCACGAAGGACCTGCACAACAACGACGCCGAGGCAGGGTCAACTGCCGGCGCTTACGGGCTGCAGGCGCTCGGCATGGAACATGTCAAGCCGTTCTTCTGTCGTGGCATCCTGTTCGACGTCATGAGCCTCAAGGGGCGCATGCTGGACAAGGGTGAGGAGATCACCGTCGCCGACTTGCAGGCCTGCCTGGAACGTCAAGGCATGAGCGAAGCCGACATCACTGAAGGCAGCGCGTGCATGTGGCGCACCGGCTGGGGCGAAGAGTTGTGGATGAAGGACAACGCCCGGTTCAATTCTGGCGAGCCTGGAATTGGCGTGGGCGCGGCGGAATGGCTCGCAGCCAAGGGAATTTCCGTGGGTGCGGCCGACGTCTGGGCGATTGAGTGCGTGCCCAACCCGGATCCGAACCTGGCATTCCCCGTCCACCAGATTTTCCTGCCGAAGAACGGTATCCACATCCTGGAGAACGTGCGGCTCGACCATCTGGCCAATGACGGCGTCTACAAGTTCGCCTTCATCTTCTCGACGCTGCCGATCAAGGGTGCCACGGGTTCACCGGGCAACCCGATTGCGGTCGTCTAG
- a CDS encoding GTP-binding protein encodes MLKFVPDSARAKLPAIVVCGVDARTRTEAVEHLLETDGGRWAVISNDVDGPEFTAASTDRVAGQMVPHAIGCLCCITRSGLVSSLRRLFAQRAQGEIEFDQVLIETLADADPAPIMQTLLNNALVTEYFRLDSVVTVMGGANRLNALARSQYGFKQLAVADRIVLDTASRADPATHALLQGLNPGAVRVPSDQPFLAEALLGAGLETRLLDGDLSGWLASPHYANSDLLENGLHGFAIEFSHALEWEALHGWLNAGTQSNGDVMYRTKGAINIKGMDGPVVINGVQHVYQPPQWLPEAAVDRSRLLFITSNLDRAAVEDSLRLDLPHFQRLSDARAARAARAARDPSLPV; translated from the coding sequence ATGCTGAAATTTGTCCCTGACTCTGCCCGAGCCAAGCTGCCGGCGATCGTGGTCTGCGGGGTCGATGCCCGTACAAGAACCGAAGCCGTTGAACACCTGCTGGAAACGGACGGTGGTCGCTGGGCGGTGATCAGCAACGATGTCGACGGTCCGGAGTTCACCGCCGCGTCGACCGACCGTGTTGCCGGGCAGATGGTGCCGCATGCCATCGGGTGTTTGTGCTGTATCACCCGCTCGGGGTTGGTCAGCAGCCTGCGCCGGCTGTTTGCCCAGCGGGCTCAGGGCGAAATCGAATTTGACCAAGTGTTGATCGAAACCCTCGCCGATGCTGATCCGGCGCCAATCATGCAAACGTTGCTGAACAATGCGCTGGTCACGGAGTACTTTCGGCTCGACAGCGTGGTGACGGTCATGGGCGGCGCCAACCGGTTGAACGCGCTGGCGCGGTCACAGTATGGCTTCAAGCAGCTTGCCGTGGCCGACCGCATCGTGCTCGACACCGCGTCACGCGCTGATCCGGCAACACACGCCCTGCTGCAGGGATTGAACCCCGGTGCCGTCCGCGTGCCGTCCGATCAGCCTTTCCTGGCTGAAGCATTGCTCGGGGCAGGCCTGGAAACACGACTGCTGGATGGTGATTTGAGCGGCTGGCTGGCCTCGCCGCACTATGCCAACAGCGATCTGCTAGAGAACGGGCTGCATGGATTCGCGATCGAATTTTCGCACGCACTCGAATGGGAGGCCCTGCACGGCTGGCTGAACGCCGGCACGCAGTCGAACGGCGACGTCATGTATCGAACGAAGGGCGCTATCAACATCAAGGGCATGGACGGGCCCGTAGTTATCAACGGCGTCCAGCATGTCTACCAGCCTCCGCAGTGGTTGCCGGAGGCCGCGGTCGATCGCTCCCGGTTGCTGTTCATCACCTCCAATCTCGACCGCGCCGCAGTTGAAGACAGCCTGCGCCTGGACTTACCGCATTTTCAGCGCCTGAGCGATGCACGCGCGGCCCGGGCAGCCCGCGCAGCGCGGGATCCGTCGCTACCGGTTTAG